In Harmonia axyridis chromosome 6, icHarAxyr1.1, whole genome shotgun sequence, a single window of DNA contains:
- the LOC123683407 gene encoding protein amalgam-like: protein MVSEMIPFFFFCWFAVAKGSNVYANLNSLTDPSSNQQGQAPNFVTPGQTYRIATGSTVVLPCRISQPGSYVLAWKRGIAVLTAGPVKVSPDPRLRLLPSPSRPPSLPGTVPELSGSGYSLELRDVKPHDAGDYVCQIGTLEPKEITHTLEILVPPRIHFVSHSGPVKVLQGATVKMECRASGNPVPTVSWTRENDALPSGEKSVLGLSMVIQHADRHSAGTYQCTADNGVGQPDSKYITLTVMYGPEVDPERGTIHTGLGLEAQLVCIVHAEPAPQVIWYKDTAQLGTTEQHATHSRGNRYTLVIRNVTRSDFGNYSCSASNIHGKGRSQIILTGVAGLAVFDSSSIGSEKDIYNVTWSVNSHALITEYRVFYRVKPRHHRPGAEHRETFRTFLNSSVKMDFSNQWNSVILPANPGIDNPPYPGVTRQKMWYLMKQLQPGTTYEVRVQAKNAHGWNKMSPIFHFTTKSNDHENMVEPSAQPAVYGIGTKGLFPFNQASPIPTLSTVVLTTLAYVAIFI, encoded by the exons GTTCAAATGTCTACGCAAATCTAAACAGTCTGACAGATCCCTCCTCCAACCAGCAAGGACAAGCACCCAATTTCGTGACTCCTGGACAAACCTACAGGATAGCCACAGGAAGTACAGTTGTCCTACCTTGCAGAATATCCCAACCAG GTAGCTACGTGCTGGCATGGAAGAGAGGCATCGCAGTATTAACAGCAGGTCCGGTAAAGGTATCTCCAGATCCCAGACTACGACTCTTACCCTCACCATCACGTCCTCCTTCTCTGCCAGGGACGGTACCAGAGCTAAGCGGCAGTGGGTACAGTCTAGAACTCAGAGACGTGAAGCCTCACGATGCTGGCGATTACGTTTGTCAAATTGGCACCTTGGAACCCAAAGAAATCACCCACACCTTGGAAATACTCG TACCACCCAGGATCCACTTTGTGTCCCATTCCGGCCCTGTGAAAGTACTGCAAGGCGCCACCGTCAAGATGGAGTGTAGAGCGTCCGGCAACCCTGTACCCACAGTGTCCTGGACCAGAGAGAACGACGCGCTGCCCAGCGGTGAAAAATCTGTGCTCGGTCTGTCTATGGTCATACAACACGCTGATAGACACTCAGCCGGTACTTATCAGTGTACTGCTGATAACGGGGTTGGTCAACCTGACAGCAAATACATCACACTTACCGTCATGT ATGGCCCAGAAGTTGATCCAGAGCGTGGTACCATCCATACTGGGCTTGGTTTGGAAGCGCAACTTGTCTGTATAGTACACGCTGAGCCTGCTCCTCAG GTAATCTGGTACAAAGACACTGCCCAACTTGGCACCACTGAGCAACACGCCACTCATTCCAGAGGAAACAGATATACTCTAGTCATAAGAAACGTTACTAGGTCAGATTTCGGGAATTACAG TTGTTCAGCCAGCAATATCCATGGAAAAGGACGCAGCCAGATCATCCTTACCGGCGTTGCCGGTTTGGCCGTATTCGACTCAAGCTCTATCGGTTCTGAAAAGGACATCTACAACGTCACGTGGTCGGTCAACAGCCACGCCTTGATAACAGAATACCGGGTCTTCTACAGGGTGAAACCGAGGCATCACAGACCTGGTGCTGAGCACAGGGAGACCTTCAGAACCTTTTTGAACAGCAGCGTGAAGATGGACTTTTCTAACCAATGGAATAGCGTCATACTGCCTGCCAATCCTGGGATAGATAACCCACCGTATCCAGGAGTTACCAGGCAGAAGATGTGGTACTTGATGAAGCAGCTGCAGCCTGGTACTACTTATGAGGTTAGGGTTCAGGCTAAGAACGCGCATGGTTGGAATAAGATGTCGCCGATCTTTCACTTTACAACGAAATCTAACG ATCACGAAAACATGGTAGAGCCTTCAGCCCAGCCCGCGGTCTACGGCATAGGCACCAAAGGGCTGTTTCCCTTCAACCAGGCATCTCCCATTCCTACGTTATCAACCGTCGTTCTGACAACTTTAGCATACGTTGCGATCTTCATCTGA